The Methylomicrobium lacus LW14 genome window below encodes:
- the pcnB gene encoding polynucleotide adenylyltransferase PcnB translates to MSIILNFFKKIVKSTGGKSVPEAPQVRIYPRPEHTISRAQISDHALKVLYRLQKSGYEAYLVGGCVRDLLLGREPKDFDVVTNAHPEQIKGVFRNCRLIGRRFRLAHVHFGHEVIEVATFRGMGDQQNDNQVTNDEGRLLRDNVYGTIEQDVWRRDFTVNALYYNIKDFSVVDYTGGMDDHKAATLRLIGDPDTRFREDPVRMLRAVRFAVKLGFNLHADCQNAMHDAAELLYSIPSARLYDEVLKLFLSGYALQTFEMLRHYGLFQVLFPDTEKSLAVEENGFPKLLLIKALQNSDNRIAEGKTVTPYFLFAAFLWEPVKMQVKLNLERGMDDYNAFQSAVGEVLAHQVKSTAFPRHISIAMREVWSLQPKFEQRLGPKPARLLTHPRFRAAYDFLVIRAQSGDAEAELADWWGQFQLADEAMQKKMTQPSRNLKNSRTRRRRSSKKKNTGPNENPSP, encoded by the coding sequence ATGTCGATTATTTTAAACTTCTTCAAAAAAATAGTTAAATCAACTGGCGGCAAATCCGTACCCGAAGCGCCGCAAGTTCGAATTTACCCGCGTCCCGAACATACGATTTCTCGGGCCCAGATCAGCGATCATGCGCTGAAGGTGCTGTATCGTCTGCAAAAATCGGGATATGAGGCGTATCTGGTCGGCGGTTGCGTGCGTGATTTATTGCTCGGGCGCGAGCCGAAAGATTTCGATGTGGTGACCAATGCGCATCCGGAACAGATCAAGGGCGTGTTTCGCAATTGCCGCCTGATCGGTCGGCGCTTTCGTCTTGCGCATGTGCATTTCGGTCATGAGGTGATCGAGGTGGCGACCTTTCGCGGCATGGGCGATCAGCAGAACGACAATCAGGTCACCAATGACGAGGGCCGTCTGTTGCGCGACAATGTGTACGGCACGATAGAGCAGGATGTCTGGCGCCGCGATTTTACGGTCAACGCGCTGTACTACAACATCAAGGATTTTTCGGTCGTCGACTATACCGGCGGCATGGACGATCACAAAGCCGCTACGCTCAGGCTGATTGGCGACCCGGACACACGATTCCGCGAAGACCCGGTCAGGATGCTGCGCGCGGTGCGCTTTGCGGTCAAACTGGGTTTCAACCTGCATGCCGATTGCCAGAATGCGATGCACGACGCCGCCGAACTGCTTTACAGCATTCCTTCCGCGCGGCTTTATGACGAGGTGCTGAAGCTGTTTTTGTCCGGCTATGCGCTGCAAACGTTCGAAATGCTGCGGCATTACGGGCTGTTTCAGGTATTGTTCCCGGATACCGAGAAAAGCCTCGCGGTCGAGGAAAACGGCTTTCCCAAGCTTCTGCTGATCAAGGCGTTACAAAACTCGGACAACCGGATCGCCGAAGGCAAGACGGTGACGCCTTATTTTCTGTTTGCCGCGTTTTTATGGGAACCGGTCAAGATGCAGGTCAAGCTCAACCTCGAGCGCGGCATGGACGACTATAACGCATTCCAGAGCGCGGTCGGCGAAGTGCTGGCTCATCAGGTCAAAAGCACCGCCTTCCCGCGGCATATCAGCATCGCGATGCGCGAAGTGTGGAGTTTGCAGCCGAAGTTCGAGCAACGACTCGGGCCGAAGCCTGCGCGCCTGTTGACGCATCCGCGTTTTCGCGCCGCTTATGATTTCCTGGTGATCCGCGCGCAAAGCGGCGATGCCGAAGCCGAACTGGCCGACTGGTGGGGACAATTCCAGCTGGCCGATGAGGCAATGCAAAAAAAGATGACGCAGCCGTCCCGGAATCTGAAAAACAGCCGCACCCGCCGTAGGCGCAGCAGCAAAAAGAAAAATACCGGACCGAACGAAAATCCGTCCCCTTAG
- the panB gene encoding 3-methyl-2-oxobutanoate hydroxymethyltransferase encodes MQQKPLSIHDLAAMKRQGEKIACLTAYDASFSALIDAAGIEMMLVGDSLGMVFQGQASTLTVTLDDMIYHTRCVAAARRRAFVIADLPFLTYPDPLGAAVNAAKLMRAGAQMVKLEGARFEVARFLIDQGIPVCGHLGLQPQSINRLGGYKVQGVEAADADKIVSDAQKLQEAGVSLLVLECVPAKLAAEISAQLAIPVIGIGAGVDCDGQVLVLYDMLDIGVGKRPRFSMNFMQPPVAIAEALSNYRRAVKERRFPALEHSF; translated from the coding sequence ATGCAGCAGAAACCCTTATCGATTCATGATTTGGCGGCGATGAAGCGGCAAGGCGAGAAAATCGCCTGTTTGACCGCTTACGACGCCAGCTTCAGCGCCTTGATCGATGCGGCCGGCATCGAGATGATGCTGGTCGGCGACTCTCTGGGCATGGTGTTCCAGGGCCAGGCTTCGACGCTGACTGTCACGCTGGACGACATGATTTACCATACCCGCTGCGTGGCGGCCGCGCGCCGGCGCGCGTTTGTGATCGCGGATTTGCCGTTTTTGACTTATCCGGACCCGCTCGGCGCGGCGGTCAATGCGGCCAAACTGATGCGGGCCGGCGCGCAGATGGTCAAGCTGGAGGGCGCGCGCTTCGAGGTGGCTCGCTTCCTGATCGACCAAGGCATTCCGGTCTGCGGCCATCTGGGCTTGCAGCCGCAGTCGATCAACCGGCTGGGCGGCTACAAGGTGCAGGGCGTCGAAGCCGCCGATGCGGACAAGATCGTTTCCGATGCGCAAAAACTCCAGGAAGCCGGGGTCTCTCTGCTGGTGCTCGAATGCGTGCCCGCGAAGCTGGCCGCCGAAATCAGCGCGCAGTTGGCGATTCCGGTGATCGGCATCGGCGCGGGCGTCGACTGCGACGGCCAGGTGCTGGTGTTGTACGACATGCTGGACATCGGCGTCGGCAAGCGGCCGCGTTTTTCAATGAATTTCATGCAGCCGCCGGTCGCAATCGCCGAGGCGCTAAGCAACTACCGCCGGGCGGTCAAAGAACGCCGTTTTCCGGCCCTGGAGCACAGTTTTTAG
- the tusC gene encoding sulfurtransferase complex subunit TusC, with the protein MKSYLFILRKPAHGGAFVQEMLDIILTTAAFDQQTSILLLDDAVFQLKKGQQPERFGMKDTASIYPALEIYDVKHIYAEAESLEERGLKPGDLCLPIESVYRKDIPGLMRRHDVLFPG; encoded by the coding sequence ATGAAAAGCTATCTGTTTATTCTCCGTAAACCGGCTCACGGCGGCGCCTTCGTCCAGGAAATGCTCGACATTATCTTGACGACCGCCGCATTCGACCAGCAAACGTCGATTTTGTTGCTCGACGACGCGGTCTTCCAATTAAAAAAAGGGCAACAGCCGGAACGTTTCGGCATGAAGGATACCGCGTCGATCTATCCTGCACTCGAAATTTATGACGTGAAACACATCTATGCCGAGGCCGAATCGCTCGAAGAGCGGGGGCTGAAGCCGGGCGACCTCTGCCTGCCCATCGAATCGGTTTACCGAAAAGACATCCCGGGCCTGATGCGGCGCCATGACGTGCTGTTTCCGGGCTAA
- a CDS encoding type IV pilus twitching motility protein PilT, translating into MDIAELLAFSVKNNASDLHLSAGLPPMIRVDGDIRRINVPPLDHKAVHSLMYDIMNDKQRRDYEEFLETDFSFALPGVARFRVNAFNQERGAAGVFRTIPSKVLSLEDLKAPKFFEEVTRKPRGLVLVTGPTGSGKSTTLAAMINHINTNDYAHILTVEDPIEFVHESQKCLINQREVHRDTHGFNEALRSALREDPDIILVGEMRDLETIRLALTAAETGHLVFGTLHTTSAAKTIDRIIDVFPAAEKDMIRSMLSESLQAVISQTLLKKVGGGRIAAHEIMVGTAAIRNLIREAKVAQMYSAIQTGRKDGMQTLDQNLKELVDKGLITSKIAMTRAVNKDMFR; encoded by the coding sequence ATGGATATTGCCGAGTTACTGGCTTTTTCGGTCAAAAACAATGCGTCGGATTTACATTTATCGGCAGGGCTGCCGCCGATGATTCGGGTGGACGGCGATATTCGCCGGATCAACGTGCCGCCTCTCGATCATAAAGCGGTACACTCGCTGATGTACGACATCATGAACGACAAGCAGCGGCGCGATTATGAAGAATTTCTCGAAACCGACTTTTCGTTTGCGCTACCCGGCGTCGCGCGCTTCCGGGTCAACGCCTTCAATCAGGAACGCGGCGCGGCGGGGGTTTTCCGGACCATTCCGTCTAAAGTTCTGAGCCTCGAAGACCTGAAGGCGCCGAAATTTTTCGAAGAAGTGACCCGCAAGCCGCGCGGCCTGGTGCTGGTCACAGGGCCCACCGGTTCCGGCAAATCGACCACGCTGGCGGCGATGATCAACCACATCAACACGAACGATTACGCGCACATCCTGACCGTCGAAGATCCGATCGAATTCGTGCATGAAAGCCAGAAATGCCTGATCAACCAGCGCGAGGTCCATCGCGATACGCACGGCTTCAACGAAGCCTTGCGCTCGGCCCTGCGGGAAGACCCGGACATCATCCTGGTCGGCGAAATGCGCGACCTCGAAACGATCAGGCTGGCGCTGACCGCGGCCGAAACCGGCCACCTGGTGTTCGGCACCCTGCATACGACTTCCGCCGCGAAAACGATCGACCGGATCATCGACGTGTTTCCGGCCGCCGAAAAGGACATGATCCGCTCGATGCTGTCCGAATCGCTGCAGGCGGTCATTTCGCAAACATTGCTCAAAAAAGTCGGCGGCGGCCGTATCGCGGCGCACGAGATCATGGTCGGCACCGCCGCGATCCGCAACCTGATCCGCGAGGCGAAAGTCGCGCAAATGTATTCGGCGATTCAAACCGGACGCAAGGACGGCATGCAGACACTCGACCAGAATCTGAAGGAACTGGTCGACAAGGGCCTGATCACCTCGAAGATCGCAATGACCCGTGCGGTCAACAAAGACATGTTCCGTTAA
- a CDS encoding PilT/PilU family type 4a pilus ATPase: MDFKALLALMVQKKASDLFITSGRAPTIKVDGSMVEVSKNPLTPEQAMKIVLSIMNQRQKDEFDNTKECQFAISLPDLGRFRVSAFMQRDAAGMVLRRIENHIPDTEALHLPPVLKDLIMEKRGLVIFVGATGTGKSTSLASLIKHRNQNTSGHIITIEDPMEFEHPHLGCIVTQREVGVDTESYEVALKNTLRQAPDVILIGEIRTRETMQNAITFAETGHLCLSTLHANNANQAIDRILHFFPEDMHPQLFMDLSLNLRGIVAQQLIKRADGKGRYPAIEILINTPLAKDLIRKGEVHKLKELMKQSREQGMQTFDQALYDLYVAGKISYEDALNSADSKNEVRLMIKLGAEGVSSSAGDNMVLTETEEDTGKLF, from the coding sequence ATGGATTTCAAAGCCTTGCTCGCACTGATGGTGCAAAAGAAAGCCTCCGACCTGTTCATTACCTCAGGCCGCGCGCCGACGATCAAGGTCGACGGCTCGATGGTCGAAGTCTCCAAAAATCCGCTGACGCCCGAACAGGCGATGAAAATCGTGCTCAGCATCATGAATCAGCGGCAAAAGGACGAATTCGACAATACCAAGGAATGCCAGTTTGCGATCAGCCTGCCTGACCTCGGCCGCTTCCGGGTCAGCGCCTTCATGCAGCGCGACGCCGCCGGCATGGTCTTGCGCCGGATCGAAAACCACATTCCCGACACCGAAGCGCTGCATTTGCCACCGGTGCTGAAAGATCTGATCATGGAAAAACGCGGCCTGGTGATCTTCGTCGGCGCGACCGGCACCGGTAAGTCGACCTCGCTGGCATCCTTGATCAAACACCGCAACCAAAACACCAGCGGCCACATCATCACGATCGAAGACCCGATGGAATTCGAACATCCGCATTTAGGCTGCATCGTGACCCAGCGCGAAGTCGGCGTCGATACCGAATCGTATGAAGTCGCGTTGAAAAACACCCTGAGACAGGCGCCCGACGTGATCCTGATCGGCGAAATACGGACCCGCGAAACGATGCAGAACGCGATCACCTTCGCCGAAACCGGGCATCTGTGCTTATCGACCCTGCATGCGAATAACGCGAACCAGGCGATCGATCGTATCCTGCATTTCTTCCCCGAGGACATGCACCCGCAGTTGTTCATGGACTTGTCGCTGAATCTGCGCGGCATCGTCGCGCAGCAATTGATCAAGCGTGCGGACGGCAAAGGGCGTTATCCTGCGATCGAAATCCTGATCAACACGCCGCTGGCGAAAGATTTAATCCGTAAGGGTGAGGTGCACAAACTGAAGGAATTGATGAAACAATCGCGCGAACAGGGTATGCAGACCTTCGATCAGGCCTTGTACGATCTGTATGTCGCCGGCAAGATCAGCTATGAGGATGCATTGAATTCGGCCGATTCGAAGAACGAAGTCCGCCTGATGATCAAGCTCGGCGCGGAAGGCGTCAGCAGTTCGGCCGGAGACAACATGGTGCTGACCGAGACCGAAGAGGATACGGGCAAGTTGTTTTAA
- a CDS encoding multicopper oxidase domain-containing protein has translation MTPKKRYLLISLVAALAGAAWWLAPFGLEKGGALSPSTVYTRSAETGGTEKPCPDEHPEWRQAQTIDGVSIDEALSCDPDNPYDIAAAVKGTNNISMATLMQTRMAQDAVVKKDDLDGDGDPDVIEIKLEVVELNGASPDGEFLINTFDIAPGIKPGLWVFAPKSQGMALKNFFTMQANPILRAPSPTIRVEQGDTVKLTLENIHYLPHTIHLHGVDHPFMTAAGEDNDGMEEHAVFPGASHTYEMKPRHTGTMLYHCHVQTAQHMMMGLSGIFVVEENKPNNWVQTFNIGAGQVRHPSVKVKEGYSREFDLLYQALDKKLSAVIQNANDARLISKRMSREYNITESHENYFLLNGHSFPYTVRDGLIAAGENENIKLRIANAQRSPMALHIHGHKVTVTATDGVERPEAVRETRDVLDIAPAQRIDVDLKTVNDGLHSYGPGVWMFHDHASNGETTDGMEPGGNISLIGYQAYLDDKGMPKMHDEMLDVAFDKNYYAKKQPPWAQGDFTDMLGEPGRIEPNILKLAAFGLSCGGAFGLFVYLIFTGYRRRQ, from the coding sequence ATGACCCCCAAAAAACGTTATTTATTAATCTCGCTCGTTGCCGCCTTGGCAGGCGCGGCCTGGTGGCTGGCGCCATTCGGGCTGGAAAAGGGCGGCGCGCTGTCGCCTTCGACCGTTTATACCCGTTCGGCCGAAACCGGCGGCACCGAGAAGCCTTGCCCGGACGAGCATCCCGAATGGCGCCAGGCGCAAACGATCGACGGCGTCAGCATCGACGAGGCGCTGTCCTGCGATCCGGACAATCCTTATGACATCGCCGCGGCGGTCAAGGGCACCAACAACATCTCGATGGCGACCCTGATGCAGACGCGCATGGCGCAGGATGCGGTCGTCAAAAAAGACGACCTCGACGGCGACGGCGACCCGGACGTGATCGAAATCAAGCTCGAAGTGGTCGAGTTGAATGGCGCGAGTCCAGACGGCGAATTCCTGATCAACACCTTCGACATCGCGCCGGGTATCAAACCGGGGCTTTGGGTGTTCGCGCCGAAATCGCAAGGCATGGCGCTGAAGAACTTCTTCACGATGCAGGCCAATCCGATCTTGCGCGCGCCGTCACCGACGATCAGGGTCGAGCAGGGCGATACGGTCAAGCTCACGCTCGAAAACATCCATTATCTGCCGCATACGATCCATCTGCACGGCGTCGATCATCCGTTCATGACCGCGGCGGGCGAGGACAACGACGGCATGGAGGAGCATGCGGTGTTTCCGGGCGCGAGCCATACCTATGAGATGAAACCCCGGCATACCGGCACGATGCTCTATCATTGCCACGTGCAAACCGCACAGCACATGATGATGGGGCTCAGCGGCATCTTCGTGGTCGAGGAAAACAAGCCGAACAACTGGGTGCAGACCTTTAACATCGGCGCCGGCCAGGTCCGGCATCCGTCGGTCAAGGTCAAGGAAGGCTATAGCCGCGAATTCGACCTCTTGTATCAAGCGCTCGACAAGAAACTGTCCGCGGTGATCCAGAATGCGAACGACGCTCGCCTGATCTCGAAACGGATGAGCCGCGAATACAACATCACCGAGTCGCATGAAAACTATTTCCTGCTGAACGGCCATTCCTTTCCCTATACGGTGCGCGACGGGTTGATCGCGGCCGGCGAAAACGAAAACATCAAGTTGCGCATCGCGAATGCGCAGCGTTCGCCGATGGCGCTGCATATCCACGGCCATAAGGTGACCGTGACCGCGACCGACGGCGTCGAGAGGCCCGAGGCGGTCAGGGAGACGCGCGACGTGCTCGACATCGCGCCCGCGCAGCGGATCGATGTCGATCTAAAAACGGTCAACGACGGTCTGCACAGTTACGGGCCGGGCGTGTGGATGTTCCATGATCATGCCTCGAACGGCGAGACGACCGACGGCATGGAGCCGGGCGGCAATATCTCGCTGATCGGCTATCAGGCTTATCTGGACGATAAAGGGATGCCGAAGATGCATGACGAAATGCTCGATGTCGCGTTCGACAAAAATTATTATGCGAAAAAACAGCCGCCCTGGGCCCAGGGCGATTTTACCGATATGCTCGGCGAGCCGGGCCGGATCGAGCCGAACATCTTGAAGCTGGCCGCGTTCGGCTTGTCCTGCGGCGGCGCGTTCGGGCTTTTCGTCTATCTGATTTTCACCGGTTACCGGAGGCGTCAATGA
- a CDS encoding YggS family pyridoxal phosphate-dependent enzyme, with protein sequence MISQNLKLIRQQIRDYCGTAKRPEDRVLLLAVSKTKPAHDIAEAYRAGQRHFGESYCQEAVKKQAELGAYDITWHFIGPIQSNKTKLLAAHFDWVHSIDSFKNAKRLNDQRPAGLPPLNICLQVNISGEASKSGVGLDELPALCEQVMSLPHLRLRGVMAIPAPESDFERQRQPYRALCEAVKELARPELDTFSFGMSGDLKAAVLEGATIVRVGTALFGERAAHAA encoded by the coding sequence ATGATCAGCCAAAATCTGAAACTCATCCGCCAGCAAATTCGGGACTATTGCGGCACCGCTAAGCGCCCGGAGGATAGGGTGCTGCTATTGGCGGTCAGCAAGACCAAGCCCGCGCATGACATTGCCGAAGCCTACCGGGCCGGGCAGCGTCATTTCGGCGAGAGTTATTGCCAGGAAGCGGTGAAAAAACAGGCGGAATTGGGCGCTTATGACATCACCTGGCATTTCATCGGTCCGATTCAGTCGAACAAGACCAAGCTGCTGGCCGCGCATTTCGATTGGGTGCACAGCATCGATTCGTTCAAAAACGCCAAAAGGCTGAACGATCAGCGGCCGGCGGGCTTGCCGCCGTTGAATATTTGTTTGCAGGTCAATATCAGCGGCGAGGCGTCCAAATCGGGCGTCGGCCTCGACGAACTGCCGGCGCTGTGCGAACAGGTCATGTCGCTGCCTCATTTAAGGCTGCGCGGGGTGATGGCGATTCCGGCGCCGGAAAGCGATTTTGAACGGCAAAGGCAGCCTTACCGGGCTTTATGCGAGGCGGTCAAAGAGCTCGCGCGGCCGGAGCTTGATACTTTTTCGTTCGGCATGTCCGGCGATTTAAAGGCGGCGGTTTTGGAAGGTGCAACGATCGTCAGGGTCGGCACCGCGTTGTTCGGCGAGCGCGCGGCACACGCCGCCTGA
- the folK gene encoding 2-amino-4-hydroxy-6-hydroxymethyldihydropteridine diphosphokinase yields MSKAFTGAVTAYIGLGSNLADPVAQVRSARADCAAISGMCELAFSSLYRSSPMGPQDQPDYINAVMAVKTDLAALDLLHQLQRIEHEHGRVRTSLRWTARTLDLDLLIYDEQRIETSELTVPHPGLSQRAFVLYPLHEIAPDLRVPGLGPIADLVANCPLDGLERMA; encoded by the coding sequence ATGAGCAAAGCATTCACCGGCGCTGTCACCGCCTACATCGGGCTGGGCAGCAATCTGGCCGATCCCGTCGCACAAGTCCGCTCGGCGCGCGCCGATTGCGCGGCGATTTCGGGCATGTGCGAACTGGCTTTTTCGAGCCTGTACCGCAGTTCGCCGATGGGGCCTCAGGATCAGCCCGATTATATCAATGCGGTAATGGCGGTTAAGACCGACCTGGCGGCTCTGGACTTGCTGCATCAATTGCAGCGCATCGAGCACGAACATGGGCGGGTCAGAACTTCTCTGCGCTGGACCGCGCGCACGCTCGATCTGGATTTGTTGATCTACGACGAACAACGCATCGAGACTTCCGAACTGACGGTGCCGCATCCGGGGCTGAGCCAGAGGGCCTTCGTGTTGTATCCGCTGCACGAAATCGCGCCGGATCTGCGGGTGCCGGGGCTCGGGCCGATTGCCGACCTGGTCGCAAACTGCCCGCTGGATGGGCTCGAAAGGATGGCGTGA
- the panD gene encoding aspartate 1-decarboxylase — protein MQTTMLKAKLHRATVTRSELGYEGSCAIDGDFLDLSGIREYEQIQIYNVNNGERFTTYAIRAEAGSGVISVNGAAARLACAGDVVIICAYAVYDQNELADYKPALIYFNERNEVIRTASSIPVQAHSA, from the coding sequence ATGCAAACTACGATGCTGAAAGCGAAACTTCATCGGGCGACCGTTACACGTTCGGAACTCGGCTATGAAGGCTCATGCGCAATCGACGGCGACTTTCTCGATTTGTCGGGGATCAGGGAGTACGAACAGATCCAGATATACAATGTCAATAACGGCGAGCGTTTCACGACCTATGCGATTCGCGCGGAAGCCGGGTCCGGCGTCATTTCGGTCAACGGCGCGGCCGCGCGGCTGGCTTGCGCGGGCGATGTGGTGATCATCTGCGCCTATGCCGTTTACGACCAGAATGAGTTGGCCGATTATAAGCCGGCGCTGATTTATTTTAACGAAAGGAACGAAGTGATTCGCACCGCTTCGTCCATTCCCGTGCAGGCTCATTCGGCCTGA
- the tusD gene encoding sulfurtransferase complex subunit TusD → MKFAIQINAGPYASNAGHTALRFIEAALASGHEIVRVFFYHDGIYHGLKYATPPDDEFNYAAKWSALAQRHRLDLVLCISAAQKRGLLCRDEAERQGKRDDDLAAGFRIGGLGQLVEATRHADRFLVFG, encoded by the coding sequence ATGAAATTCGCGATACAAATCAACGCCGGCCCCTATGCCTCGAACGCCGGCCATACCGCCTTGCGCTTCATCGAGGCCGCGCTCGCCTCGGGCCACGAGATCGTGCGGGTCTTTTTTTATCATGACGGCATTTATCACGGCCTGAAATATGCGACCCCGCCCGACGATGAATTCAACTACGCCGCGAAGTGGAGCGCACTTGCACAGCGCCACCGGCTCGATCTGGTGTTGTGCATTTCGGCCGCGCAAAAACGCGGCCTCCTCTGCCGCGACGAAGCCGAACGCCAAGGCAAGCGCGATGACGATCTGGCCGCGGGCTTTCGAATCGGCGGCCTCGGTCAACTGGTTGAGGCGACGCGGCACGCGGACCGCTTCCTGGTCTTTGGGTAA
- a CDS encoding RDD family protein: MQLPDRSAALPGADAAPGLFRRLAAIVYDAFLLAAVLFVATASILPFNAGAAFTAEQFFYPAYLLGVSFLFFAWFWTHGGQTLGMRAWKIKILTFDRDPISWRQAALRFVSALLSWLFFGLGFWWIVFDKQKRGWHDHVSKTAVYFESHSPTR; the protein is encoded by the coding sequence TTGCAGTTGCCGGATCGAAGCGCTGCGTTGCCGGGCGCCGATGCCGCGCCCGGCCTCTTCCGCCGTCTGGCGGCCATCGTTTATGATGCGTTTTTACTGGCCGCGGTGCTGTTCGTCGCGACCGCCTCGATATTGCCGTTCAATGCGGGCGCGGCCTTTACGGCCGAGCAATTTTTCTACCCTGCCTATCTGCTCGGCGTCAGTTTCCTGTTTTTTGCCTGGTTCTGGACGCACGGCGGCCAAACCTTAGGGATGCGCGCCTGGAAAATCAAAATCCTGACCTTTGACCGTGATCCGATCAGCTGGCGTCAGGCCGCACTCCGCTTTGTCTCGGCGCTCTTGTCCTGGCTGTTTTTCGGGCTCGGCTTCTGGTGGATTGTTTTCGACAAACAAAAACGCGGCTGGCATGATCATGTGTCCAAAACCGCGGTTTATTTCGAATCCCATTCCCCCACCCGATAA
- the panC gene encoding pantoate--beta-alanine ligase: MQTVTAIAELRTIIGAWRRAGDRIAFVPTMGNLHAGHISLVDAARRRAERVVVSIFVNPTQFGVGEDFAAYPRTEAEDRERLLAAGADLLFLPAVREMYDSAAKTVVSVAGLSDLHCGAFRPGHFNGVATVVAKLFNIVQPDTAFFGLKDYQQLVIIRTMVGDLNMPVELVPVETVREANGLAMSSRNGYLSAAEKANAAKLYQALCTAKEAVLSGAAYADIEGQAQAFLSAAGFRPDYFSICRSLDLAAAALEDRDLVILAAARLGKTRLIDNICFSK, from the coding sequence ATGCAAACTGTCACTGCGATAGCCGAATTGCGAACGATCATTGGAGCCTGGCGGCGCGCCGGAGACCGGATTGCGTTCGTGCCGACGATGGGTAATCTGCACGCCGGACATATCAGCCTGGTCGATGCGGCGCGGCGGCGGGCCGAGCGCGTCGTGGTCAGCATCTTCGTAAATCCGACCCAGTTCGGCGTCGGCGAGGATTTCGCGGCTTATCCGCGCACCGAAGCCGAAGACCGCGAAAGATTGCTCGCGGCCGGGGCCGATCTGTTATTTTTGCCGGCGGTCAGGGAAATGTACGATTCGGCGGCGAAAACGGTGGTTAGTGTCGCGGGTTTGTCGGACCTGCATTGCGGCGCCTTTAGGCCCGGCCATTTCAACGGCGTGGCGACCGTGGTCGCGAAATTGTTCAATATCGTGCAGCCGGATACGGCCTTTTTCGGTCTGAAGGATTATCAGCAATTGGTGATCATCCGGACGATGGTGGGGGATTTGAACATGCCGGTCGAGCTGGTGCCGGTCGAGACGGTTCGTGAAGCCAACGGTCTGGCGATGAGTTCCCGGAACGGGTATTTGAGCGCTGCGGAAAAAGCCAATGCCGCGAAGCTTTACCAGGCTTTGTGTACGGCGAAAGAAGCTGTGTTGTCCGGCGCCGCCTATGCGGACATCGAAGGGCAGGCGCAGGCGTTTTTGTCTGCGGCGGGTTTCCGTCCCGACTATTTTTCGATCTGCCGGAGCCTGGATTTGGCCGCGGCAGCGCTCGAAGACCGCGATCTGGTGATTCTGGCCGCGGCGAGGCTGGGGAAGACGCGGCTGATTGATAATATTTGTTTTTCGAAGTAA